Proteins encoded by one window of Cylindrospermum stagnale PCC 7417:
- a CDS encoding helix-turn-helix domain-containing protein, translating into MTLTFDNNAYSQLLAEIAPQVIETETEYERLLKVVKRLTFNKNRTPEERVLYKLLVKLIEDYEEENYPMDKSTPHEILQHIMESSGTRQADLVGLIGSSGVVSEVVNGKRAISKTQAKTLGEYFKVSPSLFI; encoded by the coding sequence ATGACCCTTACTTTTGACAATAATGCTTATAGTCAATTACTTGCAGAAATCGCTCCTCAAGTAATTGAAACTGAAACAGAGTACGAACGTCTTTTAAAAGTGGTAAAACGTCTTACTTTTAATAAAAATCGTACTCCAGAGGAGCGAGTTTTATACAAATTGCTTGTAAAGCTAATTGAAGATTACGAGGAAGAAAATTATCCAATGGATAAATCTACACCTCATGAAATATTGCAACACATCATGGAATCTAGCGGAACCCGTCAAGCTGATTTAGTTGGTTTGATTGGTTCTAGCGGTGTAGTCTCTGAGGTTGTAAACGGTAAGCGTGCAATTAGTAAAACACAAGCTAAAACGCTTGGTGAGTATTTCAAAGTTTCACCGAGTTTGTTTATTTAA
- a CDS encoding DUF29 domain-containing protein — protein sequence MSSPKAHSQSLYETDYLQWIETNLEKLQSQDYENVDWENLIEEIADMGRSERKSLKSNFIVILVHLLKWQFQPEKRSGSWEGSIIEHRRRVLESLSDSPSLKPYLESVFAECYTQAVKQAKAETGLEVEIFPVMCSYQLSDVIDDDFLPQ from the coding sequence ATGTCTTCCCCCAAGGCGCATTCCCAAAGCTTATATGAAACTGACTACTTGCAATGGATAGAAACGAATTTGGAGAAATTGCAAAGTCAGGACTACGAAAATGTGGACTGGGAGAACTTAATAGAAGAAATTGCCGATATGGGAAGGAGTGAACGCAAGAGTTTAAAGAGTAATTTTATTGTGATTTTAGTACATTTACTCAAATGGCAATTTCAGCCAGAAAAAAGAAGCGGTAGCTGGGAAGGAAGCATTATTGAACATCGTAGACGAGTCCTAGAATCTTTAAGTGATTCCCCTAGTCTCAAACCCTATCTTGAAAGTGTTTTTGCTGAGTGTTATACACAAGCAGTTAAGCAAGCAAAGGCTGAAACAGGTTTAGAAGTAGAAATTTTTCCTGTGATGTGTTCATATCAACTATCGGATGTTATAGATGATGATTTTTTACCTCAATAA
- a CDS encoding XisI protein → MDNIAKYREYIQTLLTNYAKDDISTDEVEVELIFDTERDHYQWMNVGWEDLNRVYRTVIHFDIKDGKIWLQQNLTEENPAEDLVKMGVSREDIVLGLQPPYKRPYTDYGVA, encoded by the coding sequence ATGGATAACATAGCCAAATACCGAGAATACATTCAAACCTTACTCACAAATTACGCTAAAGATGATATTTCAACCGACGAAGTAGAAGTGGAACTCATCTTTGATACAGAACGTGACCATTACCAGTGGATGAACGTTGGTTGGGAAGATTTAAATCGTGTTTACCGCACAGTGATACACTTCGACATTAAAGATGGCAAAATCTGGCTACAACAGAATTTAACAGAAGAAAATCCGGCAGAAGATTTAGTGAAAATGGGTGTTTCTAGAGAAGATATCGTGCTGGGGTTACAGCCTCCCTATAAACGTCCATATACAGATTATGGTGTGGCTTAG
- a CDS encoding XisH family protein, whose amino-acid sequence MSAKDIFHEAVKKALQKEQWVITDDPLKFKFGNVNFQVDLGAEKLIAAEREGEKIAVEIKSFLNPSAITDFYAALGQFLSYRLALETLEPNRTLYMAVPVDAYRAFFQLEFTQIALKKYQVPLVVYEARQEVIVEWIT is encoded by the coding sequence GTGTCTGCAAAAGATATTTTTCACGAAGCAGTAAAGAAAGCTTTACAAAAAGAGCAGTGGGTGATTACAGATGACCCACTAAAATTTAAATTTGGCAATGTTAACTTTCAAGTTGATTTAGGTGCAGAGAAATTAATAGCTGCTGAAAGAGAAGGTGAGAAAATTGCTGTAGAAATTAAGAGTTTTCTTAATCCTTCTGCAATTACAGATTTTTATGCCGCGTTAGGTCAATTTCTCAGCTATCGTCTAGCACTAGAAACTCTTGAACCAAATCGGACACTGTACATGGCTGTTCCCGTAGACGCTTATCGAGCATTTTTTCAACTTGAGTTTACTCAAATTGCGCTAAAAAAGTATCAAGTGCCATTAGTCGTATACGAAGCAAGACAAGAGGTGATTGTAGAATGGATAACATAG
- a CDS encoding succinate dehydrogenase/fumarate reductase flavoprotein subunit: MLEHDVIIVGGGLAGCRAALEIARTDPSLKVAVVAKTHPIRSHSVAAQGGMAASLKNVDAEDSWEAHAFDTVKGSDYLADQDAVAILTQEAPDVVIDLEHMGVLFSRLPDGRIAQRAFGGHTHNRTCYAADKTGHAILHELVNNLRRYGVQIYEEWYVMRLILEEGQAKGLVMFHLLDGCVEVVRAKAVMFATGGYGRVYSNTSNDYASTGDGLAMTAIAGLPLEDMEFVQFHPTGLYPVGVLISEAVRGEGAYLINSDGDRFMANYAPSRMELAPRDITSRAIAYEIRAGRGINLDGSAGGPFVYLDLRHMGKEKIMSRVPFCWEEAHRLVGVDAVTQPMPVRPTNHYCMGGIPVNTDGQVRSSGDGLVDGFFAAGETSCVSVHGANRLGSNSLLECVVYGRRTGSAIAKYVQNRKLPAIDEQRYVTEAKQEIQALLEQPGKYRINQVRQAFQDSMTEYCGVFRTDELMREGWQKIAELQQQYPQIYLDDKGTCWNTELVEALELRSLMVVGQTILASAINRQESRGAHFREDYPQRDDSKFLQHTMAYYSPAGIDIQYRPVVINMFEPKERKY, translated from the coding sequence ATGCTGGAACATGATGTAATTATTGTTGGGGGCGGATTGGCGGGATGTCGGGCCGCTTTGGAAATTGCCCGTACTGACCCCAGTTTAAAGGTGGCTGTGGTTGCCAAAACTCATCCTATTCGTTCTCACTCGGTTGCTGCCCAAGGTGGGATGGCAGCTTCGCTGAAAAATGTGGATGCAGAAGATAGTTGGGAAGCACACGCTTTTGATACTGTCAAGGGGTCTGATTATTTGGCAGATCAAGATGCGGTGGCAATTCTGACGCAAGAAGCGCCTGATGTGGTGATTGATTTAGAACATATGGGGGTTTTGTTTTCTCGCTTACCGGATGGGCGCATTGCCCAACGGGCTTTTGGCGGACATACCCATAACCGCACTTGCTATGCGGCTGATAAGACTGGTCACGCGATTTTGCACGAGTTGGTTAACAACTTGCGTCGATATGGTGTGCAGATTTATGAAGAGTGGTATGTGATGCGCCTGATTTTGGAGGAAGGTCAGGCTAAGGGTTTGGTGATGTTCCACCTTTTGGATGGGTGTGTTGAGGTGGTGCGGGCGAAGGCGGTGATGTTTGCGACTGGTGGCTATGGTCGTGTTTATAGCAATACTTCTAATGATTATGCTTCGACGGGTGATGGTTTGGCGATGACGGCGATCGCAGGTTTGCCTTTAGAAGATATGGAATTTGTGCAGTTTCATCCCACTGGTTTATATCCGGTGGGAGTGCTGATTTCTGAGGCTGTGCGCGGGGAAGGGGCGTATTTAATTAATTCCGATGGCGATCGCTTTATGGCGAATTATGCCCCCAGTCGGATGGAATTGGCACCTCGTGATATTACCTCCCGTGCGATCGCATATGAAATTCGCGCCGGTCGGGGGATCAATCTCGATGGTAGCGCAGGCGGACCCTTTGTCTACCTGGATTTACGCCACATGGGCAAAGAAAAAATTATGAGTCGCGTCCCCTTCTGCTGGGAAGAAGCACACCGCTTAGTTGGTGTTGACGCCGTCACTCAACCGATGCCAGTACGCCCCACAAATCACTATTGTATGGGCGGTATCCCCGTTAACACTGATGGGCAAGTCCGCAGCAGTGGCGACGGCTTAGTTGATGGCTTCTTTGCCGCCGGCGAAACCTCTTGTGTCTCCGTCCACGGTGCCAACCGCCTTGGTAGTAACTCGCTGTTGGAATGTGTGGTTTATGGCAGACGTACCGGATCTGCGATCGCCAAATACGTGCAAAATCGCAAATTACCCGCTATCGATGAGCAACGTTATGTCACAGAAGCCAAACAAGAAATCCAAGCCTTGCTAGAACAGCCTGGAAAATACCGAATTAACCAAGTTCGTCAAGCCTTCCAAGATTCCATGACTGAATACTGTGGTGTTTTCCGCACCGATGAATTAATGCGTGAAGGTTGGCAAAAAATCGCAGAATTACAACAGCAATACCCACAAATTTATTTAGATGATAAAGGTACTTGCTGGAATACAGAACTCGTGGAAGCCTTAGAACTGCGGAGTTTAATGGTAGTAGGACAAACAATTTTAGCATCAGCCATCAATCGCCAAGAAAGTCGCGGCGCACACTTCCGTGAAGATTACCCCCAGCGGGATGATAGCAAATTTCTTCAACACACAATGGCTTACTATTCACCAGCAGGAATTGACATTCAATATCGTCCAGTAGTGATTAATATGTTTGAGCCAAAAGAACGGAAATATTAG
- a CDS encoding WG repeat-containing protein, which translates to MEIRGIWITTTASQVFNSRQNITEAMNFIAETGFNVVFPVVWNNGVTTYPSQVMQETFGMEINPRFQGRDPLAELIDEAKRVNLAVIPWFEYGFASSYQKNGGAIIAKKPKWAARDSAGNLLIKNGFEWLNAFDSEVQNFLLSLFLEVVKNYEVAGIQGDDRFPALPSEGGYDPKTVERYQQEFNQPPPGDYKDPKWLQWRAEILSDFLTRVYREIISINPELIISMAPSVYPWSYENYLQDSQTWVDRGLIDLIHPQLYQREFELYKRDIDRLVSNQFTKEQLPQLIPGILLKQNTYRINPEHLVQALNYNRSIGIKGEVFFFYEGLREDDNALAKILKSGIYSQSPGEFDLKEIKKYSFTQQRIKSNYVYINTSQKIIFQVQQFDWVKPFSEGMAAVKMGYKSGYIDKTGKLVNRLQFDSAEPFSEGLALIKVKNKYGYIDKNTKLIINAQFDDAASFSEGLAAVKIADKWGYIELTGKIIIAANFDEAKPFSSGMAAVKIDNKWGYIDQIGKMIIASQLDDARSFSEGLALVKIVNKLGYIDQTGKFIIEPQFEEADIFSEELAAVKIGGKWGYINQMGQFVITPYFDFAKPFSAGLALVNVGGEFKEDREQGKAFFIGGKWGYIRKP; encoded by the coding sequence ATGGAAATTCGCGGGATTTGGATAACTACAACAGCTAGTCAAGTCTTTAACTCCAGACAAAATATTACCGAGGCAATGAACTTTATCGCCGAAACAGGATTTAACGTAGTATTTCCTGTTGTCTGGAATAACGGCGTAACCACCTATCCTAGCCAAGTTATGCAGGAAACCTTTGGCATGGAAATAAATCCACGCTTTCAAGGTAGAGATCCTTTAGCCGAATTAATTGACGAAGCCAAACGAGTTAATCTTGCTGTTATCCCTTGGTTTGAATATGGCTTTGCTAGTTCTTATCAAAAAAATGGCGGTGCCATCATTGCCAAAAAACCAAAATGGGCTGCCCGTGACTCTGCTGGTAATTTACTGATTAAAAATGGTTTTGAGTGGCTAAATGCTTTTGATAGCGAAGTGCAAAACTTTTTATTAAGTTTATTCTTAGAAGTCGTAAAAAACTATGAAGTTGCAGGCATTCAAGGAGATGATCGCTTTCCGGCTTTACCGAGTGAAGGTGGTTACGATCCAAAAACTGTTGAACGCTATCAACAAGAGTTTAATCAACCACCACCAGGGGATTACAAAGATCCAAAATGGTTACAGTGGCGGGCTGAGATTCTTTCAGATTTTTTAACCCGCGTCTACCGAGAAATTATTAGTATAAATCCTGAATTAATTATTTCAATGGCTCCGAGTGTTTATCCTTGGAGTTATGAAAACTATCTGCAAGATTCTCAAACTTGGGTTGATCGGGGGTTAATCGATTTAATTCATCCACAGTTATATCAGAGGGAATTTGAACTTTATAAAAGAGATATAGATAGGCTAGTATCTAATCAATTTACCAAAGAACAATTGCCCCAATTAATTCCTGGTATTCTTTTAAAACAAAATACATATAGAATTAATCCAGAACATTTAGTCCAGGCACTAAACTATAATCGTTCTATTGGTATTAAAGGAGAAGTTTTCTTTTTCTATGAAGGTTTACGAGAAGATGATAATGCTTTAGCTAAGATTCTCAAATCTGGTATTTATTCTCAATCTCCAGGAGAATTTGACCTGAAAGAAATTAAAAAATATAGTTTTACTCAGCAACGAATAAAGAGTAATTATGTTTACATAAATACATCACAAAAAATTATTTTCCAGGTACAACAATTTGATTGGGTTAAGCCATTTTCTGAAGGTATGGCAGCCGTCAAGATGGGTTATAAATCCGGTTACATTGATAAAACAGGTAAACTGGTTAACCGCCTTCAGTTTGATAGTGCTGAACCTTTTTCAGAAGGACTAGCCCTGATAAAAGTTAAGAATAAATATGGCTATATTGATAAAAATACCAAACTGATAATTAATGCTCAATTTGATGATGCTGCCAGCTTTTCAGAAGGGTTAGCAGCGGTAAAAATAGCTGATAAGTGGGGATATATTGAGCTAACAGGTAAGATAATTATTGCTGCTAACTTTGACGAGGCTAAACCATTTTCGTCAGGTATGGCAGCGGTAAAAATAGATAATAAATGGGGATATATTGATCAAATAGGAAAGATGATAATTGCATCTCAGTTAGATGATGCTAGAAGTTTTTCCGAAGGGTTAGCATTAGTTAAAATTGTGAATAAACTAGGTTATATAGATCAAACTGGAAAATTTATTATAGAACCGCAGTTTGAGGAAGCAGATATTTTTTCAGAAGAATTAGCTGCTGTTAAAATCGGAGGTAAATGGGGATATATTAATCAAATGGGTCAGTTTGTAATTACACCATATTTCGATTTTGCTAAACCTTTTTCGGCAGGCTTGGCATTAGTTAATGTTGGTGGAGAATTTAAAGAAGATAGGGAACAAGGAAAAGCTTTTTTTATAGGTGGTAAATGGGGATATATTCGCAAACCTTAA
- a CDS encoding S-layer homology domain-containing protein, with protein sequence MLKESIFSDIQNHWAKASILAAAERNIFKGYPDGTFRPDAPVTRAEFAAIIYKALQRQPSSRPGITFIDIPANHWAAKAIASAYQTNYLSGYPNRSFKPNQPIPRVQALTALVSGLNYGVTVEPINTLNKYYADFGQIPSYATRAIAAATEKRIVVNYPDIRRLQPNKNATRGEIAAFICRVLEINTVPYKYIPGMELFVIPPQFDAADAFSEGLARVQTGNKWGYIDKTGKFVIPPQFEEADSFSEGLALVRENINKSSSI encoded by the coding sequence ATGTTGAAAGAGTCTATTTTTTCAGATATTCAAAACCATTGGGCAAAAGCATCTATTCTCGCTGCTGCCGAGAGAAATATATTCAAAGGTTATCCAGACGGTACGTTTCGCCCCGATGCACCTGTGACTCGTGCTGAATTTGCGGCGATTATTTACAAAGCTTTACAAAGACAGCCATCATCTCGTCCTGGGATTACCTTTATAGATATACCAGCTAATCACTGGGCGGCTAAGGCGATCGCATCAGCATATCAGACAAATTATCTGTCTGGCTATCCTAATCGTTCTTTCAAACCCAATCAACCAATCCCGCGTGTGCAAGCTTTAACGGCTTTAGTTTCCGGGTTAAATTATGGGGTAACAGTAGAGCCAATCAATACTTTGAACAAGTATTACGCTGATTTTGGGCAAATTCCCAGTTATGCAACGCGTGCGATCGCAGCCGCAACGGAAAAACGCATTGTTGTTAACTACCCAGATATCCGACGCTTGCAGCCCAATAAAAACGCTACTAGAGGCGAAATAGCCGCATTTATTTGTCGAGTTCTGGAAATTAATACTGTACCTTACAAGTATATTCCTGGTATGGAATTGTTCGTGATTCCACCACAATTTGATGCTGCTGATGCTTTTTCAGAAGGATTGGCACGGGTGCAAACAGGTAACAAGTGGGGTTATATCGACAAAACCGGAAAATTTGTGATCCCGCCACAATTTGAGGAAGCTGATTCTTTTTCAGAAGGATTAGCATTAGTGAGAGAAAATATAAATAAATCAAGCTCAATCTGA
- a CDS encoding fibronectin type III domain-containing protein, with product MVRIKLPAAVLLFAICLTLVSVRSFGQTIMTPAPQLLTDPFLQLPTETSVRVVWFTEFAGSNHSVTYGENLVKAAEANTTKLSRTREDQKSRVANQTQDSQVFKQPVRRLIWRHEAEVTELTPGVRVPYRVTSVREDGESVSSDIFTLAPTPKPGTPLKILLTSDHQLKPMTAANLQKVVETVGQVDGVWFAGDLANVPDRASEWFDDNRGGALFPGLQGRANYEMEHQQVKTTYKGGQIIQHAPMFTCIGNHEVMGRFQKTGNLDNEFNDGIPREVALKLYGEKYLKDNSFNTDTYEEIFTLPQSKEGGKKYYAVTFGDVRLVVPYITNTWRTPSLDVEVTGRYQEKQAGLKYPKTWGHGQFIFEPISEGSQQYNWLKAELNSPEFKQAKYKVVMFHHPPHTLGDNIVPPYTNPVPIIERDDDGNIKILRYEYPKNADYIIRDVIPLLEAADVQFVFYGHSHLWNRFVSSSGMHFLETSNVGNSYGAAWGKRTREVPKGYEKDNIEIGDPNGLEPVIPTIAPSLGENGQPMPYIASNDITVFSIFDTGSGIISSYRFDTRKPDSEVLKFDEFKLK from the coding sequence ATGGTGAGAATCAAACTACCAGCGGCTGTACTTCTGTTTGCTATCTGCCTTACCCTGGTGAGTGTGCGTTCATTCGGGCAAACAATTATGACACCAGCACCCCAACTGCTGACAGACCCATTTTTGCAACTGCCAACTGAAACTTCAGTACGAGTAGTTTGGTTTACGGAATTTGCAGGTAGTAACCACAGCGTCACCTATGGCGAAAATCTCGTAAAAGCTGCCGAGGCAAACACTACTAAACTCAGTCGCACCAGAGAAGACCAAAAATCACGAGTAGCAAACCAAACCCAAGACAGTCAAGTTTTTAAACAACCTGTTCGGCGTCTCATTTGGCGACATGAAGCGGAGGTGACCGAATTAACTCCTGGTGTGCGGGTTCCCTATCGCGTCACCAGTGTTAGAGAAGATGGTGAAAGTGTTAGCAGCGATATTTTTACCCTTGCACCCACCCCAAAACCAGGAACACCACTAAAAATTCTCCTCACCTCAGACCATCAGCTAAAACCAATGACAGCGGCGAATTTGCAAAAAGTAGTAGAGACAGTGGGACAAGTAGATGGGGTTTGGTTTGCCGGTGATTTAGCCAACGTCCCTGACCGCGCCTCAGAATGGTTTGATGATAATCGAGGTGGTGCCTTATTTCCCGGTTTGCAAGGTCGTGCTAACTATGAAATGGAACACCAACAAGTTAAGACAACCTATAAAGGTGGGCAAATAATTCAACACGCACCCATGTTTACTTGCATTGGTAATCATGAAGTGATGGGAAGATTTCAAAAAACAGGGAATTTAGACAATGAATTTAATGATGGAATTCCCCGTGAAGTTGCCCTAAAGTTGTATGGCGAAAAATATCTAAAAGATAATTCATTTAATACCGATACCTACGAAGAGATTTTCACCCTACCCCAAAGTAAAGAAGGTGGAAAAAAGTACTATGCAGTCACTTTTGGTGATGTGCGGTTGGTAGTCCCATATATTACAAATACATGGCGGACTCCCAGCTTAGATGTAGAGGTTACAGGTAGATATCAGGAAAAACAAGCAGGCTTGAAATACCCTAAAACTTGGGGTCATGGGCAGTTTATTTTTGAGCCAATTTCTGAAGGTAGTCAGCAATATAATTGGCTAAAGGCAGAACTCAACAGCCCAGAATTTAAACAAGCAAAATACAAAGTTGTGATGTTCCACCATCCGCCCCATACGTTAGGTGATAACATCGTCCCCCCCTATACTAATCCAGTTCCCATCATTGAACGGGATGATGATGGCAATATCAAAATATTACGTTACGAATATCCCAAAAACGCAGATTATATTATTCGTGATGTTATCCCATTATTAGAAGCGGCTGATGTGCAATTCGTATTTTATGGACATTCCCATTTATGGAACCGCTTTGTAAGTTCTAGTGGAATGCACTTTCTCGAAACATCTAACGTTGGCAATTCTTATGGTGCTGCTTGGGGCAAAAGAACGCGAGAAGTGCCAAAAGGGTATGAAAAAGATAATATTGAAATTGGCGATCCTAATGGATTAGAACCTGTGATACCGACAATTGCTCCTTCATTAGGAGAAAATGGTCAGCCAATGCCTTATATTGCCAGTAATGACATCACAGTTTTCAGCATTTTTGACACTGGGAGCGGAATTATTAGCAGCTATCGCTTTGATACTCGCAAACCAGATTCAGAAGTTTTAAAGTTTGATGAGTTTAAGTTGAAATAA
- a CDS encoding type IV pilin-like G/H family protein — protein MTNRLLSNLLQKNADQGFTAWDFLFMIMIMGILGAIALPSLISSKTKLTSAEGKIYIGAMNRGQQANFLEYRNFASSIKDLQLGIKTQTPNYNYSIRVTDKAAYNYAIARREYVSEGLFDRRPVKTYVGAVFTLPTPTKNSQNPQDGLGTVAIICQANALTTSRPADPTYQNGVLACGDGTSSLPR, from the coding sequence ATGACTAATAGACTTTTATCAAATTTACTCCAGAAGAATGCCGATCAAGGCTTTACTGCTTGGGATTTTCTGTTTATGATCATGATTATGGGGATTTTAGGCGCGATCGCACTTCCTAGTTTGATCAGCAGCAAAACTAAACTGACATCAGCGGAAGGAAAAATTTACATTGGCGCTATGAACCGTGGACAACAGGCAAATTTTTTGGAATACAGAAATTTTGCTAGTTCGATCAAAGATTTACAACTTGGCATCAAAACTCAAACACCCAACTACAACTACTCTATTCGTGTGACTGATAAAGCTGCGTATAATTATGCAATTGCTCGGCGAGAGTATGTTTCTGAGGGATTGTTTGATAGGAGGCCCGTTAAAACTTATGTTGGTGCTGTGTTTACTTTACCTACTCCCACCAAAAATTCTCAAAATCCTCAGGATGGACTGGGGACAGTTGCCATCATCTGTCAAGCAAATGCTCTTACTACTAGCCGCCCTGCTGATCCAACCTATCAAAATGGTGTTCTTGCCTGCGGTGATGGTACCAGCAGCCTTCCCCGTTAA
- a CDS encoding DUF1818 family protein, producing MERLVKSGTGWRIGWNPDAVEFKGLVGTDDWAIELTEAELNDFCRLLARLADTIKQLATELMDEEKIACEAESDLLWMEVEGYAHAYSLRFILNTGRGVEGQWNASAVSGLLQATITLKVF from the coding sequence ATGGAACGTCTAGTTAAAAGTGGAACTGGTTGGCGTATCGGCTGGAACCCCGACGCAGTTGAATTTAAAGGCTTAGTTGGTACAGACGACTGGGCAATTGAGTTAACCGAAGCCGAGTTAAATGACTTTTGCCGACTGTTGGCAAGATTAGCAGACACCATAAAGCAACTGGCAACGGAACTAATGGATGAAGAGAAAATTGCCTGCGAAGCCGAAAGCGATTTATTGTGGATGGAGGTAGAAGGCTATGCCCACGCCTACAGTTTGCGCTTCATCCTGAATACAGGACGAGGTGTGGAAGGTCAATGGAATGCATCCGCAGTCAGCGGTTTGTTGCAAGCCACCATAACGCTGAAGGTTTTTTAA
- a CDS encoding DNA-directed RNA polymerase subunit omega, translating into MLKRSKFETTQSQVMQRAEELISAASNRYRITVQVANRAKRRRYEDFENNEDAMMKPVLRAIIEMSDELTQPEIIGEL; encoded by the coding sequence ATGCTTAAGCGTTCTAAGTTCGAGACAACCCAGTCCCAAGTGATGCAGCGTGCCGAGGAACTGATCAGTGCTGCCTCAAATCGCTACCGCATTACGGTTCAAGTGGCAAATCGTGCCAAGCGTCGGCGTTATGAAGACTTTGAAAATAACGAAGATGCAATGATGAAACCCGTACTCAGAGCAATTATCGAAATGTCTGATGAACTAACTCAACCAGAAATAATCGGCGAACTATAA
- a CDS encoding class I SAM-dependent methyltransferase — MTNISLAKNVWDSALYEDKHAFVWQYGEDLLQLLNPQPGEQILDLGCGTGQLAEKIALAGAEVMGIDNAPTMIQKARQNYPHLRFDVAEAQNFRVTQPLDAVFSNAALHWVKEAEKAIASIHQALKPGGRFVAEFGGKGNVDAIAKALETTLDAIAIPEPQALNPWYFPSIGEYATLLEKQGFDVIYANLFSRPTPLAEGETGMANWIQMFASAFLAGLSVEQQIQVIRTVEKHLKPTLYHAGTWTADYRRIRIVAIKL; from the coding sequence ATGACTAATATTTCCCTAGCCAAGAATGTTTGGGATAGTGCCCTGTATGAAGACAAACACGCCTTCGTGTGGCAGTATGGCGAGGACTTATTACAATTACTTAACCCTCAGCCGGGAGAACAAATTCTCGATCTTGGCTGTGGTACCGGACAACTCGCGGAAAAAATTGCCTTAGCTGGGGCTGAGGTGATGGGAATCGATAACGCCCCGACGATGATTCAAAAGGCAAGACAAAACTATCCGCATTTGCGCTTTGATGTTGCTGAAGCCCAGAATTTTCGAGTAACCCAGCCGTTGGATGCGGTGTTTTCTAATGCTGCACTACATTGGGTGAAAGAGGCAGAAAAAGCGATCGCTTCTATTCATCAAGCCCTAAAACCAGGGGGACGATTTGTGGCTGAGTTTGGCGGTAAGGGCAATGTGGATGCGATCGCTAAAGCTTTAGAAACTACATTGGATGCGATCGCTATTCCTGAACCACAAGCGCTTAATCCCTGGTATTTCCCCAGTATTGGCGAGTACGCCACCCTACTGGAAAAACAAGGTTTTGATGTTATCTATGCCAACTTATTTTCTCGTCCCACTCCCCTAGCAGAGGGAGAAACAGGTATGGCGAACTGGATTCAGATGTTTGCCAGCGCTTTCCTTGCAGGGCTATCTGTTGAGCAACAAATACAAGTAATTCGCACTGTTGAGAAACACCTTAAACCAACGCTGTATCATGCGGGAACCTGGACAGCCGACTATCGGCGAATTCGCATCGTTGCCATTAAACTTTAA